A segment of the Manis javanica isolate MJ-LG chromosome 10, MJ_LKY, whole genome shotgun sequence genome:
GTCAATGAGCCCCcttcccagggggctggggggccTGTGAGTCTGGGGGTCCACAATCACCCCAGGGTCATTGCATGGCCCTGAGGtgagaggtgaggagggagagCTGCTTTATATCCCCCGGGGGTGGGCATCTCCTGACCCCAAGGACAGGAGCTTGGGGCAGTGACCCCAATGGCTCACCCTGAGGATCCCGGGGTTTCAGGCATCTTGGCAAGCCACTGGCAGccatcccctctccttcccttccctcaagGCCTAGGAAGTCATCACAGTGGGTTAAGGGCCATTAAGGACTGGGAACCTGGGGGCTGCGCAAGCCCCAAGTGCACCCTCCTCCAGGCACCTTTCAAACAGGAGGGACCAAGGACTCTTGGGTCACCTGGAGGCCTAGAAGTGCCCCATCAATGCTGGGTGGAGCCGGCTTCCAAGCTGCAGAGCTTGCCCAGCTTTCCCCGGCGCACCTGTCCAGAGGCTCCAGGGAACTGGCAGTGACCGAGGGGCTCTCCTGGCCCCGGGGCCCCTGAGTCTCCACCCCCGACTCGCTCAGGGAGGCAGAGCCCGCTTGGGGTTACAGGGAACAGAAAAGTAActcctgcattaaaaaaaaaagtggtaacaTAAACCCCTGATAAATGCAAAGAACATCCCCTTtcctttctgctcattttttgcTTTAATGTTATCTtggttcccttttattttttcatttaagttggttttttattaaatgttaaaataatggtACATGGGAAATCATGCattttcttttagatttattttctattttaaattttttatcctcTCTcgctttttaaagtttgtttttccttccctcgttaatgtttttcacatttcctgttgttttgcttctttgttcctcttatatatatatttttaagttacttaagtttttctctttttttgttttttttgcttttggaaGGTTTCCCCCCAGGATGGTGCGATTCCCGCCCCTcgcccccggcccggcccggccgccCCTCCTTCCTGGCTCAGGcggggacagggacagggacaggggccgcgcgcgcgcgcgcgcgcgcgcggtgAGGCCCCCCGCGGGCTTCAGACGGGCGTGGTCCGGCGGTTGGCTGTGTTGGAGTGGAGAGAGTCTTTGTTCTCCTTCTGGATACAGTTGTGAACTTGGAGGAAGCTGTTATCCCTGTCGGAGTTGTAGGTGGCGGTGGGCGTGGTGACGGCCTTCAGGGGGTCCCTGCTGAGGGTGTACATGGAGATCTCCGTGGACGGCAGGGTGTTGAAGCCCTTGATGCCCACGGGGGAGGCGTCCCTGGAGTGTGAGGGCTCGGTGGAGCGGGAGCTGGAGCGGCTGCGGCGCTGGTAGCGGTAGCGGTAGCTGGGGATGCGGGTGATGGCGGAGGCCTGGAGGTAGTCCGTGGCGCGAGCCGTGGCCCGCAGCTGTTTGTGCCGGTCGATAAACATGTGCACGGCCAGCACCCCGACCATCTCAGCAATGATGAAGGACAGGGCCCCGAAGTAGAAGGACCAGCCGTAGGAGTAACTATTCTTTTTGGAGTCGCTCTTGGAGGGGTCTCCGGCATTGGCAGATATGTACACTATGATGCCAATGATGTTACTCAGACCTGTGGGGCCCAGCGTGGGCAcggaggggcggggcggggaggaATTGGAGAGGAAGGTTAGTTTCTCAGCAGGCTGGCAGGCACTGGGCAGGATGAAGGTACAGGGACAAGATGGGCCTTCCCTGGTCCAGCACTTCATACTGAATTAGTATAGAGGGACATGGGCAAACGTCACTTGAACGTTTTGTCTTTCCTCTGAGAGACCCAGGAAGGGAAGAGCTAATGGGAACAGAGAtatgggaagaggggagggaagagagaggcaTTCTAGAGTACGGAAGAAGAACAGATGCTGCTTATGGAGCATTTACTACCTGCCTTCACTGTTGAGTACTTTGGAAGGGGTTTGCAAATAAGGAAGTGGATCACAGGGAGGTCAGGTAACTTCCTCAAGGTTGCAAGGAGATTTGCAGCTGGTGTAGTAGGGGTTAAGACTGGCttttggagccagactgcctgaatTCCAAGCCTTTGGCAAGGTAACCTTTGTTTGGGTTTCcagatctgtaaaatggggataatgaatGATATATGGACTCCTGTAGGACCATGGAGAGGGAGTAAATGAGTTAGTACATGTGAAGCTGTTTGAGTCTGGGATGTGGTAAGTGCTATTCAAACGTTAGTCATTCTTAGTAAATGGCTCCTGCCGCAGCTCATGTTCTTTTTTTGGATCTAAAGCAAATATGACTTGTCATGTAACTCGGCTGAGAAATGAGGTTTTGGGTGCTGTCTGTTCCCACCTGAGTAGGACAGtgaggggagagggcaggtgaggaTAGGCCCAGTAACCTGGAAGGGGCCTGGGATTTGAACCCTTTCTTAAGAGGTGAGAGGAAGATGGGCCAGTGGGTTAAGGGACAGGGTCCGGGGATGTTCAGGAGGGACTCGTTGCAGGGCTTGGGCATTGTTGTAGGGTGGGAGCCCCAGTACACCTGCCTTCCCTGGAACATGACCCATTGCCAGGCCTGGttcctctctgccctcctgcctctctctgctgATCCTCCTGGCTGCTGAGCACCAAAGCTTAGCCTCCTCCCCACTGCAGGCCTGGGCTCTGGCCTCCCTGGCTCAGGGGCCGTTACCTGCGGACACGAAGAAGATGCCGGCACTCAGGATGATGTTGTGTCGAGTCTTGTAGAACTCACTGGCTGCAATGCAGAGTCCTCCCATGAAAAGCAGAATCACACTCAGGATCGGGAAAATGCTCGAGGCCCTCACGGCCCCTGCAGAACACAGAAGGCCAGAGGGAGAGAATGGCGTGACTGTGAGCTGGAGGgatgaaggaaggaggagagagcagCCCACAGGAGCGGGGGTTTCATGGCCACAGGACCAGGGTTGAGTTTGCTTAGCAATactagggagggagagggagcgaGCCACTGCTCAGCTCACAGCCCTGCAGTGGCTCCTCTGCCTAAAGGACCAAACTCCAGTACCTCAGGAGGCCCACAGGGCTGTGTGTAACTTGGCCTCTGCCCACCTCTCGCCTCATGCCTCCTGGTCCCCATGTTCCTTCTTGTCCAGCCTCAGCAAACTTCCGTGTGATGTCATTGCATGCTTCTAACGTTTGACATACTGACCTTTCTTACTAGCATATTTTTCCTGCTCTTTTTTACCCAGTAAAACTTCTATTCATCCATCAAAACCCCCTCTTCCATAAAGTCTTTCTTCCTTGACTTCCTTAGGCAAGGTTATTAGCTCCTTCCTCTGTGCTTTGGGGCACTTTGGGCCCATTGAGAAGTAGTATATTAGAGTGGTTGGAAAATCACATGGCCTGGGGCTGAATCTGGCTTTagcatttattagctgtgtaagTTTATGCAAGTTAtcttacctctctgtgcctcaatttcctcatctgtaaaatggggatggtaataGTGCCTGCCTTctaagattgttgtgaggattagaggTGATTCTTATAATGCACTTAGATAAGACTTTGAGGGTATTTAGTAAACATATAATAAATTTGATAAATGAGTTGTTATTATACTTGTTTATAAATATGCTTCCACCACAAGCCATGGGGTTCAATGAGGGAAGGTCTGTGGCTTTTCTTTTAGTTCTCTCTTTATTCTCTCTGTCCCTACCACCTAGTTCAGAGCCAGAGATGCTCTGAAGGGTCCTGAGACAAGctcactgagtgaatgaatgtggtGAAGTGGTCCAGAAAGAAGCAGCAGACATAttgcaaagaaaagagaaagtacaaAATCAAAAATAGGATAAGATAAGAAGGAAGGACTGACAAACAGGCAGgagaagaaaacaatattttaatgttaCTTCTGCATGTGGGAGGACAGGAGGACAGAGGGTACAGATGGCTGAGGGGCCAGGGAAGGCAGCTGAGGAAGTGGCAGGCTGGGCATGTGGGGTGTGTATGTGGGGGACAGTGTCTGAATGAGGACCCAGAGGTGTGGGGCCCTCCACAAATgtctctgaaaaatattttttctatccaGTTTTATAAGGTAGCAAGTAAGCTCAAGACCCTGACTCCCTGTCCTGGGAGCTGTGGCCAGGCAGAAGCTGTGTCCAGAGCTGTCTGGAGGCTCACGTAAGGCAAAGGGCGCTTTCTCTATGGTTTGGGTTACTTCAGTGGCTCCTGAATGGGTGTGGCATCATCTCCTGCTCTTCCCCTGCTCTTATGCAGATCCTACAGCCAGTCCTTCAGCAGAACCTGAGTAATGCTGTTAGTGTGGACATCTGtcctttcctcctcctgcccagaaCCTTTCTGTGATTCCCTCTCAGAGTAAAGCTGAGCCCCTCAGTCCTCGCCTGGCCACTGGGTTAGTCACACCTAACCATGTGGCTCCTTGGCAGTCCCTGAGGAGGCCAGTCAGAGACCTTGTGCTGggtgttccctctgcctgcacGCTTTTCTCAGGAGATCTGCATGATCAGacatgccccctcccctcctACAGGTCTGCTCAAACGTGTCCTTCCCAGTGAGGACCTTTCTGACCACCCTCCTGGAAACCTAACCCGCCTTTTGGCACTgctcctgccccttccctgcTTGGTCTGGATCCTGTGCGCCTTTCACCGTGTAATATACGCCACAGTAATGGCCAATGCCTGCTGAGTGCTGTCTGTGCCCCAGCTGGTATGAGGAGCTGTTGTGTACTGACTCACTTACGTCTCATTTCAACCCTGGGAAGGTGCCCCCCGTTGTGAGGAAACCAGGGCCTAGGGAGGTTACCTGAGATGTGGGAGAGTGGGCTTGAACCTGGGCAGGATGGGCTAAGGCCCACGGTTGGGTTCTGCCTCCTCCTGGTGGCCAGGTTCTGTACACACACACCCCCTCCGCCAAATAGTTCTCGGGTCAGTCCCCCTTGCCTTGGGTGCTTTCTTCCTCCCTTACAGGTGTCTGTTCATGGCCCACAGCTGCCCTGGGGGAACTCATCCTGCCCGTTCTTGTCTTGGGTTGTCAGAGACTCTCTGGGAAGGTGTCAACTCCTACTTCATGTATAATCCTATGGCATGAGGTCGGCGAGACAGCAAAGGAGCTTGATCGTGTGGAGAAGAAATCAGAATTTATTCTAAGTGTGACTGGAACCGTGAGCAGGGAGGGGCACTGGTTTGGAAGGTCGATTCTGGCTGCTGGCCAGGGCTGCTGCAGCGATCCCGGTGAGGGGCTGTGGCGGCTGGAACAGGTGTGAGCTGTGGTGCCGGCCAGAAGTGAGGGGCTGTTTGGGAGGCAGAGCTGACAGCAGCAGGGGTGACCAGCCAGGTGATTGGGGGTGGGATCTGGGGCAGGACGCTGCCGGGTTTCCAGGGGACACTAGAAGACTGTGAGGAAGAACACGGGGGGCTGGAGATTCAGGAGGGTGGGACGGGGCTTAGTGGGGAGGGGCGCCAGAGCTCTGGGTGCCCAGACCAGGCATCCCTGGCTTTGACCGTTCAACCTCAGCCTACCTCGGACTCGGAGGGGCAGCTGGGCAGCTCCCAGAAAGGCAACTAGAGCTCCGGCTGTTACCAAGGTTGGGGACACAGTCCACCAGACTCTGCTTGCCTTTGGGGCAGGTTCTGTTCTGAACCAACTCTTACTCCCCAGTGgccagcccagagcctggcatGGGGCCAGCACACTTTTCGAATGGATGAAGGCCTGAACATGTAGAAGTGTGGGACTGCAGGCTTTGCCAGGCGGAGCCATAGCTCCCCCTAAACCCTCTGAGTGTCTTTTCCTTGGCTCTATGGCCTAAGCATCTTGGTACTCAGGAGGCCAGAAGCAATCTGCGCTGCCCAGGAGGTGCGGGTCCTTTTTGGCAGCAGACAAAACAAAGGCCTGGCCCTCATGGCATTTGCAAGCTATAGTAAATGAAATTAACAAGTTGGTTATACAGTTTGTTAAGTTGTGAAAAGTGATGTAGAGAAAAATCAACCAGGAAAGTGGGATAGGAAACTCCAGAGTCAATAAAACCCTCACTGTGAAGTTTGGGCAAAGATCTGAAGGATGTGAGTGAGCCGTGTGGATAGTTGGGGGAGAggtgttccaggcagaaggaacagcaggtgcaaaggccctgtacAGGAgcagcctggaatgtttgaggaAAGGACTGAGGCCAGTAAGACAAGAAAGGAGTGAACAAGGAGGGGTAAAAGAACAGCAATTGCAGAAAGGACCTGGGGGCCTGTGGGTGATAGCAAGGACTTGGGGGTTTGCTCTGATTATCAACGTAGGAAGCCACTGGTGTGTCTGAGCAGAGGGGTGACACCATCTCACATTTTAATAGGACACTCTGGCTTCTGTGTTCATAAGAAACTGAAATAGGGCAAGGGTCGAAGCATGTATAACAGTTAGGAGCCTGTTGCAATAATCTGAACAAGAGATGTTGGTACCTTGAACCAAAGTGGTAGCAGGGAAGGAGGTGGAAAGGGGTCTGATCCTGAAAATATTCCCAGGATTTGCTGAATGGCTGCATGTCAATctccagggaaaggaaggagTCTGGGTTTGAGTCCAAGgttgggactggggaggatcagAGCTCAGTGTTGGTCACATCAAGTTAGGGAGGCCTCTGGGACTCCCTGGGGAGATGTCCTGGAGTCTGGGGCTCACTGGACAGAGCCTGGCCAGAGACAGCAGTGTGTGAGTTGACAGCTCACATGTGGTTGATATGGATGATACTTAAGGCCATGAGACAGGATGAATGCATGAAGGGAgtggagcagagagaggagaggtGCAGGAACCAGGAGGACCCAGGGCTCCAAGGTTGGAGGCCAGAAGATGGGGAGGCCGCAGGGAAGGAGGCTGAGGAGGAGTGGCCAGTGAGGTGGCCCGGGCGACTCCTGCCCTCCTGGTTCCACCAGCTGGACTGAGGATCTAGAGCTGAGAGGAAGGAGACAAAATATCCTAGATGTCTTTCTGGAAGCTGCTCTACTGCCCTGCTGCCCCTCCGAGTCTGAGGCAGGCTGAGGTTGAACGGTCAAAGCCAGGGATGCCTGGTCTGGGCACCCAGAGCTCTGGCGCCCCTCCCCACTAAGCCCTGTCCCACCCTCCTGAATCTCCAGTCCCCCGTGTTCTTCCTCACAGTCTTCTAGTGTCCCCTGGAAACCCGGCAGCGTCCCGCCCCAGATCCCACCCCCAATCACCTGGCTGGTCACCCCTGCTGCTGTCAGCTCTGCCTCCCAAACAGCCCCTCACTTCTGGCCGGCACCACAGCTCACACCTGTTCCAGCCGCCACAGCCCCTCACCGGGATCGCTGCAGCAGCCCTGGCCAGCAGCCAGAATCGACCTTCCGAACCAGTGCCCCTCCCTGCTCACGGTTCCAGTCACACTTAGAATAAATTCTGATTTCTTCTCCACACGATCAAGCTCCTTTGCTGTCTCGCCGACCTCATGCCGTTGGATGCCCTTCAGTCATGCGCTCTGCCCAGCCGGGCCAGCTTCCCCTCTGATCATCAGATACTCTGGCTTGTTCCTGCCTTAATAAGGCCTCTGCCCTTGCCATTCCTTCCTCAGGTATGCGCTTCGCCGAAATCCTCTTAACccattccctttcttcctttggaGAAGCTGTCCTGGCCTCCTCATCTAGGtgacagccctccctgtcccctgcccctcccccctgcCACAGTCCACCCCCTCAAGGCCTTGTGTGCAGGTTATTGCTTGTTTCCTCCACTGGAATGTGACCTTCAGAAAGGCACCTCCCCTGTGCTGCAATAGTGCCCTGCCCCTAGGGAGTGCTTACGGAAAGGCTGGagagaatgaataagtgaatgactgCTTCTAGAGTCCTAGTTTCAGCTTTGTACCACCTTCTCTAGGGATCTGTTTGAGAGAAGAAATAACCTCTTCTGGTTCGGGTTTGGGTGTGTGGGCCAGGCTCCCTCAGCACACACTTCCTTCTGTCACTGCCTGTGTCACACCAGACACGTTTCCTTCATGGGCTGTTTATCATCAGTGGGACCTCCGGGAAAGGGGAGGCTTTAGCCCCTCTCAGGGCCTCTCAGTGTGGCAGGTACTGTAAGGATGGGTTTAGCAGACCTGAACGGGAGCTGACTCAGGCTCCGCCCACCCGGTGCAGTCCTGCCCACCTCCAAGCAcagccccacccacctccctgggccccagctcGCCCCTCCGAAGTGGGGCTGGGGATCCTTCTAGAATGATTCCTGTCTTCTAGCTTCTCTAGCCAGGCAGGTTAGAACTTAATAGAGGACGATAGAAATTCACATCTTCTAGCTTTAGAAAAATTGCTTTTGTTGTCTAGCCCAAGATTAATGTATTATAGATCAGCGGTTAGGGAACTATGCCAAAGGtagcctgccacctgtttttgtaaatagtaAATAAAGTAAAGTTTCACTGGAGCACACCCGTACTCATTTGCTGCCATATTGTCTTTGCTGTTTTTGTGCTGTAAGGGCCGGGTTGAGTAGTTAGGACAGAGACTCTATGGCCCATAAACCCTAATATATTTACTATCTGtctctttacagaaaatatttgcccTCCCCTGTtatagatgctcaaaaaatattgTTGGGTTAAGTCAACTCAAATCAGACCCATGGAATCCTATGCTGCTAGTATAAGTCTTTTGTCCAGGGAACACCAACATGAACCAAACACCCTAAACccttctgtctttaaaaataaggaaatggaggtATAGAGTAGTTAGTAATGGccactgaatattttttatttaacaaacagcatttattgagcacctatgatGTTCCAGGAGCTATTCTGGGCACAGCAACGAATGAGACAAAGTTCCTGTCCCAAATACTTGGCGTCTAGCTGGTGAAGTATTGCACCTTCTCTATGCTTACCAGTGGGGTTCCAGCAGGGATTTGGCCTTGACCCCCACCTTCACCTTTGCATGCAGGCTGCATCTCCACTGTGCTGTGTCAAATCCAGCTATTCCTCTGAGGTTACTCCCTGCCAGGCTGTGCTCTACCTGGAGCCGTGAACTGTGTCTCACTTGCTCACCTTGATCTCGCCAGCACTAAGCATACACAAGGTGATCAGTCTGCTTTTACACTACCACCAGCCTCCTTCAAGAGACATGTTAATGGTGAATGACAACTAACCAAATTCCCTTCAGCAATTCCATTTATGAGCAGGGTCTTGCAGGGATTCATAAAAGGATATGATgaacattgtaaaatatttttcccctttaaaaataaatctataaattacactgtgttcccttcctttcttttctcagcCGCCTGGCTGACTTCAGGTTCTGTGGGCTTTTCAATGAAACCCAGTTTCCAGGCTGACCCGAGAGTTGGGTTTGATATGAGGAGTAATTATGGAGAGACACAGGGGTAATCCATGTAATAAAATACCTCCTACGTTTTTCATAAAAGTGTTCCAGAGGTAATGCTAACCCTCTGCAGCAGGGGATGGGAGGCAGGCTTCAGCcggcctccctgtggctgggaAGGGCACCTGGGAGCCAAAGGGGGATGCTCATAGGAGGAGAGAAAATCTTCTCTGGAGGAGCTGCCTGAGAATCTCGGGCAGTGCTTTCAACCACTTCTGAGCAGGCGGCTTTGCTGTCCCAGGCATCAAGGACCCTTAGCCCCTCTCCTAGGAATCCCTTTCTCAGAGAACATTTTACCTTGTTAGCCTTTGCTGATTCTTGAGAAAATTTCTTTTGGACTCAAAAtgctttcttttgaaatatatcTCAGGTGGATCTAAAATTGCAACTATTACATCAGGATTAACTTGGACttgtggggaaagaaaaaaaaatctcatttatttcaGTTTAAGTTTCAATCTGGCACTGCCTGATGAGTTTCCTTATTGagttattcaagaaatatttactgaccaTTTATTATGTGCAGGGCACTGGGCTGGGAATACAATAATGAGCACGATAGAGTCCCTGGCCCAGCAGAGTTGGCAGGATTGTGAGGGAAATGGTTGCTCAAATAGACAAGGACCTCACTGCATGATAAAGGTGCTGTGCTCTGGGAACCACCTcggaagacttcctggagaaaGTGATGTTTCTGCTGAAACCTGGAGGATAAGTAGGAGTTTACCAGAcaaagaggggagagaagggtgTAACACCCAGAGGGAACATCATGCATAAAGGTTTAGCCTCACAGGAGGGAAGCTCAGctttttcctgtcttttgctGAGGCAGGCACCTCTAGATagtcctggcctttggaactctGAAGGATGGAAGGGCAGGACCCACTACCAGAAGGGAGATAAAAAATTGCATGCACTCACGGAGGAAATATTCTGCTGTGTCAGCTTCATAATCTGCATCCTCTGGGAAGTGATCGATTTGCTTGCAGAGACCTTTGAAGTTCCCTGGAAAACAAGAGGGGCAAGGGCACATGTGACATAGTTTCTGGGGGTTTAGAACCTGCTAGCCTCTTCCTGACTTCTCATGCTTCTGAAGCTGGCTCAGCTCTCTCCCTAGCCCCTGAAAGAAGATATCACTTTGTCTGTTTGGACATCTGCCTGGTGAATCAAAACATATATATCTATGGTGCTGTGGAGAGGATCTAAGGCCTAAAACTTCAAAACCTAGCCTTCCATGCCTGCAGTGAATCATCTGAGGATTAGCTGAAGCTTGGTGGGCTGCGGAGGTTGGATTCCAGGCTGAGGCCTGCCACAGAGGAGCCTGCTGTATGTGGTCCCACACAGTGCACTCACCTCTGTGCCCCAGCTCTGCTGGGGGTCACCCTGCATTTTGCATGTGAGAAGGCAGATCGATTTTGAAAGAAGGCTGACCCCACACTGATGCTGACAAACATCCCCAAAGCCCTTTAGAGCTTGCAAAACTCTTTCTAATCTACATAGCATGGTATTCACTGTGTACCCAGCCCCCAACAGCTCAGAAATACCCTGAGGTTTGAGCCCCCACTGGGGGCTGGGTCCTCTGCCAGTCTCTTGAGCATCTACACATTTTGGCTCTACCACAGGCCTGTGAGAAggatattatctccattttacagatgaagaaactgacacTCAGAGAGACTAAATTATCTTGTGGCCAGGAAGTGGAATCAGGGCTCAAACAAAGGCCCTTTGACTAAATAATTTCCTTGGTAATGGCTGAGAAGGTGAGTACCAGCTCAGGTGAAACCCCTAGCCCAGTGCCAcagcagcacccccacccccacccccaccctgcaacCATCACTAAGTGAACGAGTGGCCTATTTAATTTGATCTTCATAAGAACTGATGTATAAAGTAGAATTGACAGTTATGTCCGTTTAATGACACCAGAGGCTTTTGTGTGTTGCAGTCACCATTGTATCCCCACCACCAGGATAGGTATGGCAAATGTTGTCTAACTTCCTCTGAACGAACAAATAAACCTGTGCTGGAATAGGCAGCACAGTCAGTGAGAGGCAGGGTCTGTAGCTACGCTGCCTGGGTCCAGCTCAGGACCACTGAGTTGCCTGCTTCCTCATCTGAAAGTGGCGATCACAGAATTCTTCATAGGTTGCCGTGGGGATTAAATGCATTGACACACAAAAAGTGCTCagaacagtacctgacacatTAGTAAAAGTGCTTGAGGGCAGAGAAATGGACTTTCACTATGTTCAGCCATTgacatttgggatttttctgtgACAGTAGCTAATATAACCTAATTAAGACAGTCCTCAATATAtgctagcattttttttttcagcagagTTCTGAGCCTCCATATCCTGTAAAGGTTTTCTTATGTACTATAGATATTcattagaaaatttaaagcaTTATTGCATAGACCTACATATATTATATCACCTGCATATACAGGTGTACTTatataaagaaaagtattttagGTATTTCTAGCTGTTATTATATGCTATTACAGAGAAGATAAGTTGGTTACCCCCAATCCATTTACTCTCTCTTTACCAAATTCACCCTCTTTTCTGACTTCTGCAAGAAAACAATTCCCCAGATCACATCGGGACTTCTAGTAACTTTATGGAAGCTTTGTAGGGTCTCAAGAGCACAGCATTCCACTTAAAATGCTCCCATGGGGCAGGTTCTCATCTCTAAAGTGTTCCAGGCAATCCCTGTTCTTGCTCGCCCACCTACCCTTGTTGTCTCCGTGCTTCTCTGCTGTCCCCAGCAGGTCCCTGCTCTGTTCTCATGCATCGTGGTGCATTAACAGGAGGCCTCAACCTCCCTTAAGAGCTTACCCCTCACCCAATCATGTACCCTTCTCTCCTGAGGAGAATCTTTGTATTGGACTGCTAAGAGGATAAAATATCCTTCCTATTGTTAAAATTACAAATCAGTGTATTTGAAAATCACTTTGCAAagcactttcattttctctgaattCAATCTGACAAATATTTTGTCAGTGCCGACTTGGTGCCAGGCATCTCTATAAGGGATCAGGGCAGGAGGTGAGGCGTGGAGAGAGGCACTGATGACCCTGAGGCTCCTCACACACACATCAAGGATACTCCTTAATCCACACCAAGGGCTTACAGTGGTGCCTGCATGTTTCTCTTCTAAGGGCCAAATGCTTCATGCCGTGGGCCATGCCTGCGCCTGCTCTCCATTCAGCCGGCTGCTCCCCTGACAGCCTGGGCCCCAGTCACCCTCGGCCTGTTGCCTCCCAGCACAGAAGAAGGGC
Coding sequences within it:
- the CACNG2 gene encoding voltage-dependent calcium channel gamma-2 subunit; translated protein: MGLFDRGVQMLLTTVGAFAAFSLMTIAVGTDYWLYSRGVCKTKSVSENETSKKNEEVMTHSGLWRTCCLEGNFKGLCKQIDHFPEDADYEADTAEYFLRAVRASSIFPILSVILLFMGGLCIAASEFYKTRHNIILSAGIFFVSAGLSNIIGIIVYISANAGDPSKSDSKKNSYSYGWSFYFGALSFIIAEMVGVLAVHMFIDRHKQLRATARATDYLQASAITRIPSYRYRYQRRSRSSSRSTEPSHSRDASPVGIKGFNTLPSTEISMYTLSRDPLKAVTTPTATYNSDRDNSFLQVHNCIQKENKDSLHSNTANRRTTPV